The following are encoded in a window of Bradyrhizobium sp. WBOS07 genomic DNA:
- a CDS encoding endonuclease/exonuclease/phosphatase family protein, with protein sequence MRFMTWNVHGTFNLNPKFDLEGVCSILRKWAPDVVALQEVDSRSRSDDPFAKLASVVGDHRVHAKSIVTADGEYGQMLLSRFPFSGMPEIVDVSYREREPRRAIATSLLTPSGDVRVVATHLGLSIHERYAQAQALVSLVRPARTVVLGDFNDWFWVRSVRRVLAQVCPNRTRLRTFPSRLPLMRLDRIYATSDSRIAKVWTDEAARAFSDHLPVIAEIEL encoded by the coding sequence ATGCGCTTCATGACATGGAACGTGCATGGCACGTTCAACCTCAATCCGAAGTTCGATCTGGAGGGTGTCTGCTCCATCCTTCGCAAATGGGCCCCTGACGTCGTCGCGCTTCAAGAGGTGGATTCGCGGTCGAGGTCGGACGATCCGTTCGCGAAACTTGCGAGTGTCGTCGGCGATCACCGCGTTCATGCCAAGTCGATCGTCACTGCGGATGGCGAATACGGTCAGATGCTCCTGAGCCGCTTTCCGTTCTCAGGCATGCCGGAGATCGTCGACGTGTCGTATCGGGAGCGCGAGCCGCGCCGAGCCATTGCGACAAGCCTGCTGACTCCGTCCGGGGACGTGCGCGTGGTTGCCACACATCTCGGCTTGAGCATTCACGAGCGCTATGCGCAGGCGCAGGCCCTGGTAAGCCTGGTCCGGCCGGCGAGGACCGTCGTCCTCGGCGACTTCAACGATTGGTTCTGGGTCAGGTCGGTGCGGCGCGTGCTCGCGCAGGTCTGCCCGAACCGGACGCGGCTGCGAACTTTCCCGTCGCGTCTCCCCCTGATGCGGCTTGACCGGATCTATGCCACGTCCGACAGCCGGATCGCGAAAGTGTGGACCGACGAAGCGGCGCGAGCCTTCTCGGACCATCTGCCCGTGATCGCCGAGATCGAGCTGTAG
- a CDS encoding DUF1476 domain-containing protein encodes MTTFDKREQGFEAKFVHDEELVFKATARSNKLLGLWAASRLGLTGDAAANYATTLVTDHLQDRTMNEVVDKVSADLAASGVAREQVAQKLQECLHQALAQLEADKQ; translated from the coding sequence ATGACCACGTTCGACAAGCGCGAGCAGGGCTTCGAGGCCAAATTCGTCCACGACGAAGAACTCGTGTTCAAGGCCACGGCCCGGTCCAACAAGCTGCTCGGTCTCTGGGCCGCAAGCCGGCTCGGTCTGACCGGCGATGCCGCTGCCAATTACGCAACGACGCTGGTCACGGACCATCTGCAAGACAGGACGATGAACGAAGTCGTGGACAAGGTATCGGCCGATCTTGCCGCCAGCGGCGTCGCGCGTGAGCAGGTCGCGCAAAAGCTCCAGGAGTGCCTGCATCAGGCGCTCGCGCAGCTCGAAGCCGACAAGCAATAG
- a CDS encoding VTT domain-containing protein gives MALLEAQDLVYIVGWDIHSETRLVGASGRADDGLPEQLGPFVRALVQRRPGLRVNILVWDFVSFYASEREWNSAAKFTADTDGRVQFVLDSTLPFGSAQHQKIVCVDGSLAFVGGLDLTIRRWDTSEHCADQPLRCDPQGKPYKPFHDVQCLVDGDAASSLFELVEQRWRAAGQQTPDRRAPKSVRWPSHVPVEAEQMQVGIARTEVVCPTGSTIREVERSLIAAIRSATSFIYIENQFTSATGIAHVLAEQMKRVPSLRVLVVAPKLHSSWLESQAMQNGRGAFIDCFSEAGVADRIRFVYPVTCDGDQEAAVMVHSKLMIVDDQILRIGSANLNNRSMGADSECDLIFEAVSDEHRSFIASVRRRLIAHFCGLDERRVTQNDDHLLALLDEVSKAGGAKTLRAVEPSVITSTLATLVQPVADPEHPLHFERAASRMWRTKTIIGIVAIAVALLGLATAWSYTSLSDFTDTGRLSTLLSRYPHSGWGPPLAIVAFVLGGLVVFPVLVLIAATAAALGPWLGFVTATAGVLLSAFILFVIGRALGRQRLQQLLGRRAARIQDRVVGKGVLAVVVIRMIPIAPFSIVNVVAGASTLPLRDFLVGTVLGMTPGILAMAVLGAQIADVARTASWSSMLLLVLAFLGWLGLCAGAQFLATWLAGRR, from the coding sequence GTGGCGCTGCTCGAGGCTCAAGATCTCGTCTACATCGTCGGGTGGGATATCCATAGCGAGACTAGGCTGGTCGGAGCTTCCGGGCGGGCCGATGACGGCTTGCCCGAACAGCTCGGCCCTTTCGTGCGCGCGCTCGTGCAGCGCCGGCCGGGGCTGCGGGTCAACATTCTGGTCTGGGATTTCGTCTCGTTCTACGCCTCGGAAAGAGAATGGAATTCGGCGGCGAAGTTCACCGCCGACACCGACGGACGCGTCCAGTTCGTGCTGGATTCCACGCTTCCGTTCGGTTCGGCCCAGCACCAGAAGATCGTCTGCGTCGACGGATCACTGGCGTTTGTCGGCGGGCTCGACCTGACGATCAGGCGCTGGGACACTAGCGAGCATTGCGCCGACCAGCCGTTGCGCTGCGACCCCCAGGGCAAGCCATACAAGCCGTTCCACGACGTGCAATGCCTGGTCGACGGTGACGCCGCCTCCTCGCTGTTCGAACTCGTGGAGCAGCGCTGGCGTGCCGCGGGCCAGCAGACGCCTGATCGGCGCGCACCGAAGAGCGTGCGCTGGCCCTCGCATGTGCCGGTCGAGGCCGAGCAGATGCAGGTGGGCATTGCCAGGACCGAAGTGGTCTGCCCTACGGGCTCGACCATCCGGGAAGTCGAACGCTCGCTGATTGCGGCGATCCGGTCGGCGACCAGCTTCATCTACATCGAGAACCAGTTCACCAGCGCCACTGGGATCGCACACGTGCTGGCGGAGCAGATGAAGCGCGTGCCGTCGCTTCGCGTTCTGGTCGTCGCTCCCAAACTGCATTCCTCGTGGCTGGAGTCCCAGGCCATGCAAAACGGCCGCGGGGCCTTCATCGATTGCTTCAGCGAAGCGGGCGTGGCCGACCGCATCCGCTTCGTCTACCCCGTCACGTGCGACGGGGATCAGGAAGCTGCCGTGATGGTGCACAGCAAGCTCATGATCGTCGACGATCAGATCCTGCGGATCGGTTCAGCCAATCTCAACAACCGGTCGATGGGAGCCGACAGCGAATGCGACCTGATCTTCGAGGCCGTATCCGACGAGCATCGCTCCTTCATCGCGTCGGTCCGCCGGCGCCTGATCGCCCATTTCTGCGGCCTGGATGAACGACGCGTTACGCAGAACGACGATCATCTCCTTGCTCTCTTGGACGAGGTGTCGAAAGCCGGCGGGGCCAAGACGCTGCGGGCCGTGGAGCCCTCGGTCATCACCAGCACGCTCGCGACCCTGGTTCAGCCGGTCGCGGATCCCGAGCATCCCTTGCACTTCGAGCGTGCGGCTTCGCGCATGTGGCGCACCAAGACCATCATCGGGATCGTCGCGATCGCGGTGGCGCTCCTGGGCCTGGCGACGGCCTGGTCATATACCTCCTTGAGCGATTTCACCGACACGGGGCGCCTCTCGACCTTGCTGTCCAGGTATCCGCACTCCGGCTGGGGACCGCCGCTCGCGATCGTGGCTTTTGTCCTCGGCGGGCTGGTGGTGTTTCCGGTGCTGGTGCTCATTGCGGCGACGGCGGCCGCGCTCGGGCCCTGGCTTGGTTTCGTCACGGCGACCGCTGGCGTCCTGCTCAGTGCCTTCATCCTTTTCGTGATCGGGCGGGCGCTCGGACGACAGCGGCTCCAGCAATTGCTCGGACGGCGTGCGGCGCGGATCCAGGATCGCGTCGTCGGCAAGGGCGTCCTGGCTGTCGTCGTCATCCGGATGATTCCCATCGCACCGTTCTCGATCGTGAATGTCGTGGCCGGCGCGAGCACGCTGCCTCTGCGTGACTTCCTGGTCGGAACCGTGCTGGGCATGACGCCCGGCATCCTTGCCATGGCGGTTCTGGGGGCTCAGATCGCGGACGTCGCCCGCACTGCATCCTGGAGCAGCATGTTGCTGCTCGTGCTGGCGTTCCTGGGCTGGCTCGGCCTCTGCGCCGGGGCGCAATTCCTGGCGACCTGGCTCGCCGGGAGACGCTGA
- the ilvD gene encoding dihydroxy-acid dehydratase, with protein MPAYRSRTTTHGRNMAGARGLWRATGMKDGDFGKPIIAVVNSFTQFVPGHVHLKDLGQLVAREIEQAGGVAKEFNTIAVDDGIAMGHDGMLYSLPSRELIADSVEYMANAHCADGLVCISNCDKITPGMLMAALRLNIPAVFVSGGPMEAGKVKLAGKTKAVDLIDAMVAAADSKVSDEDVKVIERSACPTCGSCSGMFTANSMNCLTEALGLALPGNGSVVATHADRKRLFVEAGHTIVDLVRRYYEQDDASVLPRNIANFKAFENAMTLDIAMGGSTNTVLHLLAAAHEGQVAFTMKDIDRLSRRVPVLCKVAPSVADVHVEDVHRAGGIMGILGELDRAGLLDTSVSTVHAPTMNEALERWDIKRTKSETVRTFYRASPGGIPTQVAFSQERRYDELDADREKGVVRNLEHAFSKDGGLAVLYGNLAQDGCIVKTAGVDASILKFSGPARVFESQDAAVEGILGGKVVAGEVVVIIYEGPRGGPGMQEMLYPTSYLKSMGLGKACALVTDGRFSGGSSGLSIGHLSPEAAEGGNIGLVRTGDIIAIDIPNRSITLEVSDEELAKRRAAEEAKGDLAWQAVGRKRNVSTALQAYAALTTSAARGAVREVKRRSK; from the coding sequence GACGGCGATTTCGGCAAGCCGATCATCGCGGTCGTCAACTCCTTCACCCAGTTCGTGCCCGGCCACGTGCATCTGAAGGACCTCGGCCAGCTCGTCGCCCGCGAGATCGAGCAGGCCGGCGGCGTCGCCAAGGAGTTCAACACCATCGCGGTCGACGACGGCATCGCCATGGGTCATGACGGCATGCTCTACAGCCTGCCGTCGCGCGAGCTGATCGCCGACAGCGTCGAATACATGGCCAACGCGCATTGCGCCGACGGCCTCGTCTGCATCTCCAATTGCGACAAGATCACCCCCGGCATGCTGATGGCGGCGCTACGGCTCAACATCCCCGCCGTGTTCGTCTCGGGCGGCCCGATGGAGGCCGGCAAGGTCAAGCTGGCCGGCAAGACCAAGGCCGTCGACCTCATCGACGCCATGGTGGCCGCCGCCGACTCCAAGGTCAGCGACGAGGACGTCAAGGTGATCGAGCGCTCGGCGTGCCCGACCTGCGGCTCCTGCTCAGGCATGTTCACCGCCAACTCGATGAACTGCCTGACCGAGGCGCTCGGCCTTGCGCTGCCCGGCAACGGCTCTGTCGTCGCGACCCATGCCGACCGCAAGCGCCTGTTCGTCGAGGCCGGCCACACCATCGTGGATCTCGTCCGCCGCTATTACGAGCAGGACGATGCATCGGTGCTGCCGCGCAACATCGCGAACTTCAAGGCGTTCGAGAACGCGATGACGCTCGACATCGCGATGGGTGGCTCCACCAACACCGTGCTGCATCTCTTGGCCGCCGCGCATGAGGGGCAGGTCGCCTTCACCATGAAGGACATCGACCGGCTGTCGCGCCGCGTGCCCGTGCTGTGCAAGGTCGCGCCGTCGGTTGCCGACGTCCATGTCGAGGACGTCCATCGTGCCGGCGGCATCATGGGCATCCTGGGCGAGCTCGATCGTGCCGGCCTGCTCGACACCTCGGTGTCGACCGTGCACGCGCCGACCATGAACGAGGCGCTGGAGCGCTGGGACATCAAGCGCACCAAGAGCGAGACGGTGCGCACCTTCTATCGCGCCTCGCCCGGCGGCATCCCGACGCAAGTCGCCTTCAGCCAGGAGCGCCGCTACGACGAGCTCGACGCCGATCGCGAGAAGGGCGTCGTGCGCAATCTCGAGCACGCCTTCAGCAAGGACGGCGGTCTCGCCGTGCTCTACGGCAACCTTGCGCAGGACGGCTGCATTGTGAAGACCGCGGGCGTCGATGCGTCGATCCTGAAGTTCTCCGGCCCCGCGCGCGTGTTCGAGAGCCAGGACGCGGCAGTGGAGGGCATCCTCGGCGGCAAGGTCGTCGCCGGCGAGGTCGTGGTCATCATCTACGAGGGCCCGCGCGGCGGCCCCGGCATGCAGGAGATGCTGTATCCGACCAGCTATCTGAAATCGATGGGCCTCGGCAAAGCCTGCGCGCTCGTCACCGACGGCCGCTTCTCCGGCGGCTCTTCGGGCCTGTCGATCGGCCATCTGTCGCCGGAAGCCGCCGAAGGCGGCAATATCGGCCTGGTCCGCACCGGTGACATCATCGCCATCGACATCCCGAACCGCAGCATCACGCTGGAGGTCTCCGACGAGGAGCTTGCCAAGCGCCGCGCCGCGGAAGAGGCGAAGGGCGATCTGGCCTGGCAGGCAGTGGGCCGCAAGCGCAACGTCTCGACCGCGCTGCAGGCCTACGCTGCGCTCACCACCAGCGCCGCGCGCGGCGCCGTGCGCGAGGTGAAGCGTCGCTCGAAGTAA
- a CDS encoding DUF2786 domain-containing protein — MNQTSNPAALDKLKLRIQALRAKTIANGCTEDEALSAAAKVAELLDRHDLSLSDVELRASPCERRVFETNRKKRIPLDDCIGAIAHFCDCRVWREKNADGENVYVFFGLGADVEVAHYLAELIDGAVRAELGRFKTSIEYGRFRHQERHLANASFALGMVASIAQRLVAIKDDRDQANASTGRGLVILKTSVVDTEFDKLGLNLRNQRSSGRMVSMTAYEAGGAAGASLAINPGLGGSQSGTSAKGS; from the coding sequence GTGAATCAAACCTCCAATCCGGCCGCGCTCGACAAACTGAAGCTCCGCATTCAGGCGTTGCGCGCCAAGACGATCGCCAATGGCTGCACCGAGGACGAGGCGCTGTCCGCCGCCGCCAAGGTTGCCGAGCTGCTGGATCGGCATGATCTGTCGCTCTCCGACGTCGAGCTGCGCGCCTCGCCGTGCGAACGGAGGGTCTTCGAGACCAATCGCAAGAAGCGGATTCCCCTGGACGACTGCATCGGCGCGATCGCTCATTTCTGCGATTGCCGGGTCTGGCGCGAGAAGAACGCCGACGGCGAGAACGTCTATGTGTTCTTTGGTCTCGGCGCGGATGTCGAGGTCGCGCATTACCTCGCTGAATTGATCGACGGCGCCGTGCGCGCCGAGCTCGGCCGCTTCAAGACCTCGATCGAGTACGGCAGGTTCCGGCACCAGGAGCGGCATCTGGCCAATGCCTCCTTCGCGCTTGGGATGGTGGCGTCCATCGCGCAAAGGCTGGTGGCGATCAAGGACGATCGCGATCAGGCCAACGCAAGCACCGGCCGCGGCCTGGTGATCCTCAAGACCTCCGTGGTCGACACAGAATTCGACAAGCTCGGCCTCAATCTTCGGAACCAGCGCAGCAGCGGGCGGATGGTGTCGATGACGGCCTATGAAGCCGGCGGCGCTGCGGGAGCGTCGCTGGCCATCAATCCAGGCCTGGGCGGGTCGCAATCAGGGACCTCGGCCAAAGGAAGCTGA